A stretch of DNA from Nitrosopumilus zosterae:
ATCAAAGATAATTGATGATAAAAATTATAGAGATGTTTGTGATTGGGCCATAATAAAACTGAAAAAAGGAGAATTGGTGGGTTTAATAATTAAGAGGGATTTTCTTGATTAGAAAAGAAGCTGTACGACTTATTGCTAAAGAAATTGGTGATCAACCAATAATTTCATCAAATGGTTTTATGAGTAGGGATGTATTTGAGACAAATGAAAAAGAGAATAATTTTTACATGATTGGTTCAATGGGTTTAGCTTCGTCAATAGGATTGGGAATTGCATTAAAAAAACCCAAGCAAAAAATTCATGTTTTCGATGGAGATGGAAATATTTTAATGAATTTAGGTTCTTTAGTGACAATAGGATCATTAAAACCAAAAAATTTAGTTCATTTTATTTTTGATAATAAATCACATGAATCTACTGGAGGTCAGCCAACTAGTTCTGATAAAATAGAATTAAAAAAAATTGCCCAGGCTGCAAAATTTAAAACATTTGAAATTATTAATAAAAAACAAATAAAAAAAATAATGTCTAAAGTTAAGAAAGAATCAGGACCAATATTTGTCATTGTTAGAATTGACAAAGGAGGAGAAAAAAGTATCAGAGTAGGTATTGCACCTCCAAACATTAAAAATAGATTTATGAAGTCATTAAAATAAAAATGAATGCAATTATAATAGCTGCAGGTTCGGGTAAGAGAATAAGTAATGAGGTAAAAGATATTCCAAAATCAATGGTAAAAGTTAATGAAAAATCAATTATAGAACATCAAATATCAGTGCTGAAACAAGCAGAAATTGATGAAATTTATGTGATTACTGGTCCTCATAGTGAAAAATTTGATTTAAATCATGTAAAGTACATTAAAGATCAGAACTATACCGAACATGATATTTTAGGAAGTTTAATGGAAGCAAAGAATTTCTTAAAAAATGATATACTGGTGTTATATTCAGATATAATTTTTGATTTACCAATTATTCAACAAATGTTAGATTCAAAAGATGATATTTCAATTGCAATTGATATGAATTGGGAAAAAATGTATGAAGGAAGAACATTACATCCTAAATCAGAAGCAGAAAATGTAGAACTTAATTATGCAAAAAAAATTATCAAAATTCAAAAAAACATACAAAATAATAATAATTGCATAGGTGAATTTTTAGGAATTGTTAAATTTTCGCCAACTGGATCAAAACTTTTTGTAAAAAAATATGAAGAATTAGCCAAAACACATATTGGAAACTTTCAGCAAGCAGATTCCATTTCAAAGGCATATCTAACAGATATGATTCAAGAATTAATTGACTCAAATATTCACGTGGAACCAATATTCATTTCTGGAAAATGGTGTGAAATAGATACCATACAAGATCTAAGAAATGCTGAAAAAATTTTTAAAAATTAATCTTTTGTTTTAATTATTTTTTCTAATTCATTCCAAAGAATTTCTTCAATATCATTTTCCTCTCCAATCAAATTATTGTTTTCGTCAGGATCATGTTCAAGATCATAGAGTTCCTTTGTTCCATCAAATTCATTAAAAATTAACTTCCACTTTGAATTTCGGATAGATTTTACGTTTGGCTCTTTAGGAGGAGCTTTTTCATGCAATGGATTGCCTGTTTCTGAAAAAGCATAAAGTTCAGGATATGAGGCTCCATTAATCAATGGAAGAAGAGAAACTCCATCTAATTTACTATACTGATCATCCAAAGGAATTTCTAAATAATCTAAAATTGTGGGCATAAAATCAATTGTTCGTATTTGTTGATTGATTTCTTTAGAATTATAATTAGGAATTAAAAAATAAGTAAATGTTTTCAACGTATAATCATAACAAAATGCACCATATGCTCTCTCACCGACTTTTTCACCAATACTAATTCCATGATCTGACATTACCAAAATAATGGAATTGTGATCAAGATCTAGTAGAAAAATTTTTTCTAGAATTTCATTTAGGTATATTTGAGCATCATTAAATAAAGAATCATATCGAAAATTATTTTTTTCTTTATTCAAAAAAAAGTCCTCACTGAAATTATCATATATTTTTAAAACTTCATTCATTATCCCAGTATGGATTTTACTATAATGTAAATAAAGAAAAAAATTCTCACAATTAGAATTAGAGGTTATCTCATCTAGCAAATTCTTATGTCGTTCAATTAAATTGTCATTTAACTCATCGTGTATCACATAGTTATCAAAACCTTGTTTTGGAACAACTAATTGGTTAATTACGTCTGCATGAGTATAGTATTTTTCATCTTTCAGATATTCTGTCAATGTTTTAAATTTATTTTTTTTAAATTTGTAAGTTGACCAATAGCTGTTAGTACCAGTTCTTGAACCATAACTTCCACTAAAAACTGCATGCATTGCAGCTATTGTATGAGGTCCATAAGTGATTGAATTTTTGAAAAAAATTGATTTTGATTGTAAGTTTTGAAAAACAGTAGAATTTTGTGCTTTATCCAGTCTTCCACCATCAATCATTATTATGATAACATTTTTTCGATTCATGATTAAAAAAGTGATAATTAGTTTTTGCCTTGTGGATCAAACCATTGCATTGTTTCTGAAATTGCTCTTTGTGCATTTTTTTTTCCAACAATAGACAATTCTCTTTGAGAATCTCCTGCTATTTTACCTCCGATCCTTAAAATCAATAATTTTCCATTACCCCTAAAATTATGACTAATGAATGGTTTTCCATAGATAGAATCACCTGGATTGATTCTTTCAGAATAATTTTTTTCGCCATATTTCCAGTTTACAGTGATAGTTGTATCTCCAACATTGTACACATATTGATGTAGACCAGATTGTAAATCATATTCAGAATTTTCAGAATTTCTTATAATAACTTCAAATGCTTTAGAAAAAGGTAATGCAGATGTACCTGCCAATTCAATAAATTCGTATGCTTTTGAATTTTCAGGGTAGAGCCATTTCCTACATTTATCATGATACTTCACAATTACTTTGTTTTCAGTCTTATCATTAGGAAGTAAATCTCGAATATTGATAGTTAGTGCATTAGCAATTTTTTGAAGATCAGACATCTGAGGAAATTCTAGTTTATTTTCAAAATTTTTTATCTTATCAACATCTAAGCCAGTTCGTTTAGATAATTCTTCAATGGAAATATTAGAAATTTCCCTATGAAATTTGAGTAATGAGCTACTTGCTGATTCTTTTGTAGAGAAATCAAGTGCAAATTTTGAACCTAATTCAACTGATAATCCAGACAACTCTTGTTGAACATCACCAGTAAGTTTTCCACCATAAGTTAGAGCAAGAATCAAACCATTTTCTTTACATCCTTTTCGTGAAGTAAATGTATGAGGCGTAAAAGGAGTAATATACATAGAATCACCAGTGTTCATTATCGCAACTTTTTTGTTTCCAGATTCATCTTTATAGTAAAAATTCACATCACCAATAAAGTAAGTAAATTGATGCATAAAATGGCCATTATTCCATTGAACATCAAGATTAGTAGGTTCATTATCATCAACATAACATAATTCAAGTATCCATTCCGGTCTAAATGGTGCTACAGTACTCATAGCAGTATCTCGGTATTCATAGTATGGTCTTCCAGCTCTGTTCATAATTCGACTAGATTTTTGAGATTCATCAGCACGCATGATTTTAATTCCCAATGGGCAATCATCTTGAACAATGTAAAAATCCCTAGCATTAATTGGCCAAATTTCTATTGCTTTATTGATTAATTCTGGAGTAAGTGGTTTTGTTCCTTCTATTATTGCTTGAATTTCTTCTAGCGTAACATTCAATTCATTTGCAGCATCTTCAGGTCTTCTTTTAATATCATTTAAAATTCCAAGGAAATTTTTTCCTGATTTAATTTGATGTAAATTAATAATACTTTCTTCTTTCTGCATAAAATTTACTACTAATTCTGATAAATAGTCTTTTCGTATTTTTTGAGTTAATTTACAAATTTTTACTTAATTATCCAGAATTAAATGATTAATCAAAGTAATAAACAAGATAATAAAAGACGAGTCATTGAAATTAATCAGAAATTTTGGTTCTATGGTGGCCGGAGATACCATTTCTGGATCTATTGGAAGTGTTTTTTGGTTATTTTTAGCCACATTGTTAACTGTTAGTGATTATGGTCAGATTCAATTTTTGATAAGTATTGCAGCTTTAGCAGCTGGTTTCTCAATGATAGCCAATAGTAATACAATAACAGTTTTTGAAGTGAAAAAGAAAGATTTGACAGGAATTTTATTTTTAATATCATTAGGAATTGGTGGAATTGTATCTTTAGTTTTAGTTATAATTTATTCTAGAATAGACATCATTTTCCTTACATTTGGAATCATAGTAGGTGAAATGGTAATTGGGTATTTTTTGGGGAAAAAATTATTTTATAAGTATGCAACATTTTTAATTTTACAAAAAATCTTAATGATATCTCTTGCATTAGGATTATATTTTTTCATGGGTTTAGATGGAATAATTTATGGAATCAGTTTATCATATATTCCTTTAGTAATAATTGTTTTAAAAAACATCAAAGAATCTGAATTTGATTTCAAATTACTTAAAAAAAATTCAGGTTTCATAATTAATAATTATGGAACAAGACTTGTAGTTTATTCAAAAAGAAATTTGGATAAAATAATTATTGCACCAATTTTAGGATTTCAAGTATTAGGGGAATTTGCTTTAGGATTTCAAGTCTATCTTGTAATGATGTTATTTTCAAGCATATCTTTCAAATTTTTGCTTTTAAAAGATTCAGAAGGATATAATTCAAAAAAATTCAAGATGTTTGTTTTTACAATTTCAGTATTAATTTCTATTCTAGGTGTTTTTATAGCACCAATTGTGATACCAACTTTATTCCCAAATTTTATTGATTCAGTTGAAATCATTCAGATTCTTAGTTTAGCTGTAATTCCAAATACAATAGTATTATTTTATTCTTCAAGTTTCCTAGGAAATGAAAATAGTAGAGTTGTATTAACAGGTGTTATTATGAGCACAGTAGTGTATTTGTCATTAATAGTGTTTTTAAGTCAAACTTTAGGATTGCAAGGAATAGGGATAAGTTTTGTATTGAGTTCCATCATTTACGCAATATTTCTATCAATCATTCATAAAAAAACCAAAAATCTAAAAATATAAAAAATATTTTACATATAACCCATTTTTTTTAATTCTTCTTCTATTGCACCTTCGTCGTCTTTAGAAATCTCATATTTAATAGGAATTGAATTTTTTTTCATGTTCACAATAATTTCTTCCATGGAAATTACTACTGATTGATTTTTCTCAGCAATGTTATTTTCTTCATTTGGATCATTTTCTAGATCATAAAGAGTAACATTTTTTGTAGAATCATTTCTAGACCGCCAGTATTTGTATTTTGGAGTTCGTAATCCTATAATGTTTCCATGTAAAGTAGGATTTTTCGCATTTTTGAAATTTCTAGCACCTGTTTCAATATACGTATAAGAATCCTTTTGAGACGGATTAGAAATTAAAGGGACTAGGCTTTGACCATCAATATTTTTTATATTGGAAGAAATTTCCACCAAATCAACAATTGTTGGAAAAATATCAACTTGTTTAACTTGGTTTGTAATTATTTTTGGATAATTTATTCCAAAACCGGTAAAAATCAAAGGTATTCTAATTAACTCATCAAAAAGATGGTTTTGGCCTCTTCCTTCTAATGCAATAAGTTCCCTATCAGAAAGTTCTTTTGAAAGTTTGGCAGACTTATATTTTCTTTTTAGAGATTGATATGCTACAAACAATCTTAAACCTAGAGGCTCCAATATAGGTAATTTTTGTTTGCCTTTTTTCAATAAAATATTTACTTTAGGAATTTTTCCCCAATCATCTACAACTGGAATATGATCACCATGATCTGCACTAATAATCAATAAAGTTTTTTTTAAATCAATTTTTTCGAAAAACTTTCCTATCCAAGAATCAATTGCCGAAATCATTCTATCATAAGGAGTTTTTCCAAATTTTTCAGAATCAAATTCTTTTGGAACGTAAAAAGGTGCATGTAAATCCATTAAATGAATATAATAAAACCAGGGTTCAGTAAGATTTTTTTCTAATCGTTTAACAATTTGTTCACCTATTCCACCTACAAGTTGAAGCCATGATTCTCGTTTATCATAAACATATGCATCAGTTTCTGTCATATTTGCTGTCATTTTAAGAAAAAATGAAGAGTCAGGTATTGTTGCATATATTTTATATCCATTGTCTTTTAAAATTTGAAAATATGTTTGTGTGTTATTATCATAACTAAAGTGTGTAATTCCTGTTTTGAAAGGATATTTAGCTGTGACTAAACTACCGATGCTTAATCCCGTAGTATCAGATGTACTAATAGCTTGAGTGAAACAAAGTCCATTTTTGATCAGATTATCAATATTTGGTGTTAAAGAGCTCTTATTTTTTCCATAAATTTTATCTGCTCGTAAAGAATCAATTGTCAATAGTAAGATATTTGGTTTCATAATTCTCACTTTTTATCTAGTATATTGAAGAGAAATCATGTAGGTATATTAAAGAATTTAAAAAAACAATAATGCATAGATAAAATTATCCGTTAAGATATTAAAATCAATGGTGTAAAATTAAGGGTTATATTTATTAAAAATATCAATAATCTGATTGATTAAATTAGAAGATTTGAGAAAAATCGATGTAAAAGGCATGTATAAAATTTATGATGAATGGCCTAAAATTGCAAGAGAAAGTTATTTTTCAAATTTATCAGAAATAAATTTTGAAAGATGTTCACATATTGTTTTTGCAGGAATGGGAGGCTCTGGGGCAATAGGAGACATATTTTCTGCGATTTTATCTAAAACAAATACTCATGTAACAGTTGTTAAAGGATACCATCTACCTAGAACTGTAGATTCAAAATCAGTTGTAGTTATCACAAGTATTTCAGGAAATACTGTTGAAACTTTAGCAATGTTAGATGATGCCAGAAGAATTGGCTCAAAGATTATTGCATTTTCAGACGGTGGAAGAATCTATGAAATTTGTTTGAAAAATAATATTGAACATAGAAACGTTTCAAAATATCATTCTCCAAGAGCATCTTTTACATCTTTTCTATATTCAATGTTGAGAGTTTTAAAACCTATCATCCCAATAGAGGAATCAGATATTTTAGAATCAATAGAAAATTTAGAAAAAATTTCAAAAACAATAAATTCTGAAAATATATCTATGAGTAATCCTGCCATACAAATTTCTGAATGGATTAATAATTCTCCAATAATATATTTCCCATTGGGTTTACAACCTGTTGCAATTAGATATAAAAATTCTCTTCAGGAAAATTCTAAAATGCATGCAATGATAGAAGATATTATTGAATCTTCTCACAATGGAATTGTAGGATGGGGGACTAAAAATAATTTTCAGCCAATATTGCTTAGAGGTCAAGATGACTATACTACTACCAAAGAAAGATGGGAGATTTTAAAAGAATTTTTTGAATCTCAAAATATTGAATATAAAGAAGTTATAAGTGAGAATGGAAATATCTTGACAAAAATCATTTGTCTAATTTATTTGCTTGATTATTCAAGTATATTTCTTGCAGTCAAACTTGGGGTAGATCCCACTCCAGTAGTTCCAATAAATTTTGTGAAAGAAAGATTACACTAAATATAATTAATAATAAAATTATTGATAACATATATGAAATATAATCATAATCAAAAAATATGAGAATTTTAGTAACAGGGGGAGCTGGATTTATTGGTAAACATTTAGTGAATTATCTTTTAAAAAAAGGAAACAAAGTAACCATTTTTGATAATTTTTCTAATTCAAATAAAAAATCAATTGAAATACTTCAAAATGAAGATGTAAAAATTATTGAGGGAGATATTAGAGAAATTGAAGACATTTTAAATGCAGCAAAAGATCAAAATATCATAATCCATCTTGCGGCAAAAATTTCTGTTGAAGAATCAATCATGAATCCTTTTGAGACATTTAATGTTAATGTAGATGGAACTAAAAACGTTCTTGAAGCTTGCAAAAAAAACAAGATAAGTAAATTGATTGTAGCATCATCTGCTGCAGTTTATGGTGATAGTTTATCAGATATTAAATTGACAGAGAATGCAAAAATTAATCCTGTTTCACCTTATGGAGAAAGTAAAGCTAGAATGGAGAAAGAAATAATAAAATTCTTGACAAAAAATGAAAATATTGATTGTATCATCTTAAGATTTTTTAATATTTTTGGGATTGGGCAAACATCAGAATATGCTGGAGTAATTACAAAATTTCTGGAAAGAATAAAACAAAATCAGGCATTACAAGTATTTGGAGATGGAACACAGACAAGAGATTTTGTTTCAGTTAATGATGTGGTGAGTTCAATTTATGATGCAATTATTTTTGGAAAATCAGGGACATATAATATTGCAAGTGGGAAAACAATCACTATTAACGAATTAGCAAAATTAATGATTTCATGGTCTAGAAAAAACCTTGAAATTCAGTATTTGCCTCAAAAAAAAGGAGATATAAAATTTAGTCAGGCAGGCATAGGTTTAGCAAAAAAAGAAATTAAATATTCTCCAAAATTTGGATTGGAAGAAATTAAGAAATTTTTATGAAAAGAAAATGAATCTTTTAAACAAATATTTGTTTAAAACAGATATTTAATATCGTAATGAGATAAAAAAACATAATTGATTTGTTGCATAATTCAGGCACGCATGGGATCATCAAGATTACCGGGAAAAGTAATGCGAAAAATAGACAATAATTTCACAGTTATTGATTATGTAATTCGACAATTAAAATCATCTAAAAAAATTGATAAAATTTTAATCGCTACCACTAACTTGAAAGAAGATGATGTAATTTGTGATCATTTATTTTCTCAAAATGTTGAATATTTTAGAGGTTCATCAGATGATGTATTAGATAGATATTTTCAATGTGCAAAAAAAAAATCTGCCGATATTATTGTAAGAATTACTGCAGATAATCCTCTAATCGATCCAAATATTGTGGATTCAGTAATTTCCGATTATGAAAATAATGATTGTGATTATGCATCAAATACATTATTAAGAACATTCCCTTATGGAACAGAAGTAGAAGTTTTTTCATTTAAAACCCTTCAAATGGCTTGGAAAAAAGCAAAAAAACCTTCTGAAAGAGAACACGTTACACCGTTTATTTATGAACCTCAAAATAACTTTAATCTTAAAAATACAAAACACTTACACAATTTATCACATTTAAGATATACAGTTGATAGAATTGAAGATCTTATATTAGTAAAAAAAATTATTAAAAATGTTCACGACAGACCAATTTTGCTAAAAGATATTCTACAATTGTATAAAACTAATCCGAATATATTCAAAATTAATGAAAAGGTTAAACATGATGGTTATATAACATCTTTAAAAAAAGATGAACAGCATCTTAAAAGACAAAAATAAAAGAAAAAAAGATATGCAAAAAATAAAGCTATTTGATCCGCATGTAAGCAACTCAGAAGAAATTGCAGTGAACAAAGTTTTGAAAAGTCATTTTTGGGCTTCGGGTTCAGGTGTAGGCTTAGTAAAAAAATTTGAAGAGGAATTTTCAAAATATATCGATACAAAAGATTGTGTTGCCGTAAATAGTGGAACTGCAGCTTTGAATCTCGCATTATCCATATTTGATGTAAAAAACAAAGAAGTCATTCTTCCGTCATTATCATTTGTATCTACTGCAAATGCAGTAATTGAAAATGGAGGCATTCCCAAATTTGCAGATATAGATGAAAAAACATTATGTATAGACACAGAAAAAATCTCCAAATTAATCTCTAAAAAAACTAGATTGATTTTACCTGTGCACTTTGCAGGGTTAGCAGTAAATCTAAATGATATTTCTAGTATATGTAAAAAATACGGATTGGACAGTGTAGAAGATGCGGCTCATGCTTCTGGAACAAAATATAAAAACAAGAAAATTGGAAGTCATGGAGATTTAGTTTGTTTTAGTTTTCATCCAGTAAAAAATTTGGCAATGCCAACTGGTGGGTTAATTGCAATCAATAGAAACAATCACAAAAAAATATCAAAAATTCTTAAAGAAAAAAGATGGTGTGGTATTAGTAATAGAAAAAACACAGATTATGATGTTAAAGAGATTGGTTGGAATTATTATATGAATGAGTTTTCTGCAGCCATCGGGTTAGAGCAATTAAAAAAACTTGACAGAATGAATGATTTCCGAAGAAAAGTTGCTAAAAAATATTCAGATGAAATAGAATTAGAACACAAAATGCCTTTTGATAATAATTGTTCATATCATTTCTATTGGATTAGAGTAAAAAATAGAGAAAAATTTAGAAAAAAATTATTTGAAAAAGGAATTGAAACAGGGATCCATTACAAACCAATTCATACTTTTAGCTTTTACAAATCTAAAATTAAACTACCCGTTACTGAAAAAATTAGCAATGAAATTGTTTCTTTGCCCACCCATCCTAATTTAACTGGTAAAGATGTTGAAAAAATAATCAATACAGTAAATAAATCATATTAGAATTTTGCTTTTTCTAGAATTCTAATATGAGAAACTAATTCGGAGAGTTGTTTTGTATCAATTGATGTCGAAGCATCAGGACCTTTAGAATTTGAAAGTTTTGTATGTTTTTCAATAAGAATTTGTTTTGTATTTTGTTGTTTTTTTAAAATTGTAAATAAGATTGGTGCAGTTATTCCCTCAGTATGATCAGAAAATCCGTCAAATTTTGTAGCTTGATTCCAATTTATTTTATTAAATTCTAATGGATATTCTGAGATACAATAGCAAAAAAGAGTCTTGTTTTTAGAAAATATTTTGTCAATTTTTTTTTTATTTCCACCCATACCCATGCTTATGATAATAGGTTTTTTAGTAATGGCTTTAGATTTTAAGGTCTCTAAAGAATATGGATCTTTAAAGAGGCAAGTTCTTGATGCTACCTTATATCGTTTAACATTTAATGATTCTAAAAATTCTACTCCTTCTGGATAAAAAACACTACACATAAACTCGATTCCAATATCATCAGAAATTTTTTTAATTTTATCTGCTTTTTTGAACGTTAATTCTGATTTTTTAATTACATTCCAATTTGGATGATCTTCAGAATAAAGATCTTTTGCTCTCCACATTTGAAATTTGACAGCATCTGCACCAGCTTTTTTACATTCTAAAATAATTTTTTTAGCTATACTAATGCTCCCTTCCCAATTAGATCCAATTTCTGCAGCAATAGTTGTTTTCAATAAACACCATCATTAAGAGAAAGATTTAACTTTTTAAAATTTTAAGTAAATGATAATTTGGAGAACCATCTTAATAATTCAATTAAATTGCGTACAGTAAAAAAATCAGATTGCCTTTTTCTTTATGAGTTATTGAAAGAAAGAGATCCTAAGTATAATATTTCACATAAAAAAATGCCTAACTATTCCCAACATGAGAAATTTGTACTTTCAAAACCATATGATAAATGGTACATTATTTTAAAATCATCTAAAGAAATAGGCTCAATTTACCTAACTAAAGAAAATGAAATTGGAATATTTATTAAAAAAAATATGCAAAAAAAAGGTATTGGATTTAATGTGTTAAAAACATTGATGGAAAAAAACCCTCGAAAAAGATATTTGGCAAATATTAATCCTATGAATAAAAAGTCAATTAGATTTTTTAAAAATAATGGTTTTAAATTAATTCAATACACATTTGAATTGGAAATTAAGTAATAATTATTTATTAAATAAATATTAGAAATACACATTATATCAATCCGGATTTGGTTAACATTTCTTGTAGTTCAGATTTTGAAATTCTATCAGAAATATCTGATGAATAGTTCTTGAGATTTTCAAGTTTTGTTATACCTTTATGAATTTCATCAGTTGATTTTCCATGAAACAGAGAATAC
This window harbors:
- a CDS encoding sulfatase family protein — encoded protein: MKPNILLLTIDSLRADKIYGKNKSSLTPNIDNLIKNGLCFTQAISTSDTTGLSIGSLVTAKYPFKTGITHFSYDNNTQTYFQILKDNGYKIYATIPDSSFFLKMTANMTETDAYVYDKRESWLQLVGGIGEQIVKRLEKNLTEPWFYYIHLMDLHAPFYVPKEFDSEKFGKTPYDRMISAIDSWIGKFFEKIDLKKTLLIISADHGDHIPVVDDWGKIPKVNILLKKGKQKLPILEPLGLRLFVAYQSLKRKYKSAKLSKELSDRELIALEGRGQNHLFDELIRIPLIFTGFGINYPKIITNQVKQVDIFPTIVDLVEISSNIKNIDGQSLVPLISNPSQKDSYTYIETGARNFKNAKNPTLHGNIIGLRTPKYKYWRSRNDSTKNVTLYDLENDPNEENNIAEKNQSVVISMEEIIVNMKKNSIPIKYEISKDDEGAIEEELKKMGYM
- a CDS encoding sulfatase family protein, encoding MNRKNVIIIMIDGGRLDKAQNSTVFQNLQSKSIFFKNSITYGPHTIAAMHAVFSGSYGSRTGTNSYWSTYKFKKNKFKTLTEYLKDEKYYTHADVINQLVVPKQGFDNYVIHDELNDNLIERHKNLLDEITSNSNCENFFLYLHYSKIHTGIMNEVLKIYDNFSEDFFLNKEKNNFRYDSLFNDAQIYLNEILEKIFLLDLDHNSIILVMSDHGISIGEKVGERAYGAFCYDYTLKTFTYFLIPNYNSKEINQQIRTIDFMPTILDYLEIPLDDQYSKLDGVSLLPLINGASYPELYAFSETGNPLHEKAPPKEPNVKSIRNSKWKLIFNEFDGTKELYDLEHDPDENNNLIGEENDIEEILWNELEKIIKTKD
- a CDS encoding NAD-dependent epimerase/dehydratase family protein, yielding MRILVTGGAGFIGKHLVNYLLKKGNKVTIFDNFSNSNKKSIEILQNEDVKIIEGDIREIEDILNAAKDQNIIIHLAAKISVEESIMNPFETFNVNVDGTKNVLEACKKNKISKLIVASSAAVYGDSLSDIKLTENAKINPVSPYGESKARMEKEIIKFLTKNENIDCIILRFFNIFGIGQTSEYAGVITKFLERIKQNQALQVFGDGTQTRDFVSVNDVVSSIYDAIIFGKSGTYNIASGKTITINELAKLMISWSRKNLEIQYLPQKKGDIKFSQAGIGLAKKEIKYSPKFGLEEIKKFL
- a CDS encoding DegT/DnrJ/EryC1/StrS family aminotransferase, with product MQKIKLFDPHVSNSEEIAVNKVLKSHFWASGSGVGLVKKFEEEFSKYIDTKDCVAVNSGTAALNLALSIFDVKNKEVILPSLSFVSTANAVIENGGIPKFADIDEKTLCIDTEKISKLISKKTRLILPVHFAGLAVNLNDISSICKKYGLDSVEDAAHASGTKYKNKKIGSHGDLVCFSFHPVKNLAMPTGGLIAINRNNHKKISKILKEKRWCGISNRKNTDYDVKEIGWNYYMNEFSAAIGLEQLKKLDRMNDFRRKVAKKYSDEIELEHKMPFDNNCSYHFYWIRVKNREKFRKKLFEKGIETGIHYKPIHTFSFYKSKIKLPVTEKISNEIVSLPTHPNLTGKDVEKIINTVNKSY
- a CDS encoding thiamine pyrophosphate-dependent enzyme, which produces MIRKEAVRLIAKEIGDQPIISSNGFMSRDVFETNEKENNFYMIGSMGLASSIGLGIALKKPKQKIHVFDGDGNILMNLGSLVTIGSLKPKNLVHFIFDNKSHESTGGQPTSSDKIELKKIAQAAKFKTFEIINKKQIKKIMSKVKKESGPIFVIVRIDKGGEKSIRVGIAPPNIKNRFMKSLK
- a CDS encoding NTP transferase domain-containing protein encodes the protein MNAIIIAAGSGKRISNEVKDIPKSMVKVNEKSIIEHQISVLKQAEIDEIYVITGPHSEKFDLNHVKYIKDQNYTEHDILGSLMEAKNFLKNDILVLYSDIIFDLPIIQQMLDSKDDISIAIDMNWEKMYEGRTLHPKSEAENVELNYAKKIIKIQKNIQNNNNCIGEFLGIVKFSPTGSKLFVKKYEELAKTHIGNFQQADSISKAYLTDMIQELIDSNIHVEPIFISGKWCEIDTIQDLRNAEKIFKN
- a CDS encoding SIS domain-containing protein, whose product is MIKLEDLRKIDVKGMYKIYDEWPKIARESYFSNLSEINFERCSHIVFAGMGGSGAIGDIFSAILSKTNTHVTVVKGYHLPRTVDSKSVVVITSISGNTVETLAMLDDARRIGSKIIAFSDGGRIYEICLKNNIEHRNVSKYHSPRASFTSFLYSMLRVLKPIIPIEESDILESIENLEKISKTINSENISMSNPAIQISEWINNSPIIYFPLGLQPVAIRYKNSLQENSKMHAMIEDIIESSHNGIVGWGTKNNFQPILLRGQDDYTTTKERWEILKEFFESQNIEYKEVISENGNILTKIICLIYLLDYSSIFLAVKLGVDPTPVVPINFVKERLH
- a CDS encoding helix-turn-helix domain-containing protein, whose product is MQKEESIINLHQIKSGKNFLGILNDIKRRPEDAANELNVTLEEIQAIIEGTKPLTPELINKAIEIWPINARDFYIVQDDCPLGIKIMRADESQKSSRIMNRAGRPYYEYRDTAMSTVAPFRPEWILELCYVDDNEPTNLDVQWNNGHFMHQFTYFIGDVNFYYKDESGNKKVAIMNTGDSMYITPFTPHTFTSRKGCKENGLILALTYGGKLTGDVQQELSGLSVELGSKFALDFSTKESASSSLLKFHREISNISIEELSKRTGLDVDKIKNFENKLEFPQMSDLQKIANALTINIRDLLPNDKTENKVIVKYHDKCRKWLYPENSKAYEFIELAGTSALPFSKAFEVIIRNSENSEYDLQSGLHQYVYNVGDTTITVNWKYGEKNYSERINPGDSIYGKPFISHNFRGNGKLLILRIGGKIAGDSQRELSIVGKKNAQRAISETMQWFDPQGKN
- a CDS encoding lipopolysaccharide biosynthesis protein, producing the protein MKLIRNFGSMVAGDTISGSIGSVFWLFLATLLTVSDYGQIQFLISIAALAAGFSMIANSNTITVFEVKKKDLTGILFLISLGIGGIVSLVLVIIYSRIDIIFLTFGIIVGEMVIGYFLGKKLFYKYATFLILQKILMISLALGLYFFMGLDGIIYGISLSYIPLVIIVLKNIKESEFDFKLLKKNSGFIINNYGTRLVVYSKRNLDKIIIAPILGFQVLGEFALGFQVYLVMMLFSSISFKFLLLKDSEGYNSKKFKMFVFTISVLISILGVFIAPIVIPTLFPNFIDSVEIIQILSLAVIPNTIVLFYSSSFLGNENSRVVLTGVIMSTVVYLSLIVFLSQTLGLQGIGISFVLSSIIYAIFLSIIHKKTKNLKI
- a CDS encoding glycosyltransferase family protein, whose translation is MRKIDNNFTVIDYVIRQLKSSKKIDKILIATTNLKEDDVICDHLFSQNVEYFRGSSDDVLDRYFQCAKKKSADIIVRITADNPLIDPNIVDSVISDYENNDCDYASNTLLRTFPYGTEVEVFSFKTLQMAWKKAKKPSEREHVTPFIYEPQNNFNLKNTKHLHNLSHLRYTVDRIEDLILVKKIIKNVHDRPILLKDILQLYKTNPNIFKINEKVKHDGYITSLKKDEQHLKRQK